The nucleotide window ATGTCTGGATTACTCTAGATGCTtccagaaatatttgtttaaatatgtgAATTAAAAATTAAGAGCAACCTGTTTAGCTACTCTGCCAGTACAGTAGTTgctggccacatgtggctatttttacacttaattaaaattaaataaaattaaaaccgcAGTTCCTCAGTTACACTGGCCACATTTTAAgagtttgattaaaaaaaaaaaagtgcctagAGTCCACTGAAAGTGAAATCTGTCAGTGTCCTCCTGATCTGGCCCCTGCCTACCTCTCCTACCTCATCACCCATTACTCTCACTTACTGATCTCCAGCCACTCCGGCCTCTTGCTCAATAGGCCATGATTAAAAGCCTGAACTCTCTAGTCACATCAACTTTGCCACTTGCTGTGTGAGCATGAAAAAGtttcttcacctctctgtgccttggagGATGATGCTAATAATAGTAGATTTTAaggttgttgtaagaattaaatgagtaaatacatGTAAAGCCCTTAAAACAGAGCCTGGTACTTAGTACCATAGGAGTATTAGCtattaatagttatttttcaaatatgccCCAAACTGTCCAGCTTCAGAGCCTTTGTTTCTGCTATTCCCTTGTCTAGAATGTTCTTCTCCCATACTTGACATGACTTCCACCCTCACTTCATTCAGATCTCTGCTCCAGTTTTCCCTCTTCAGAGATGCCTTAGCTGTCTGGCTACCCTATTTAAAACAGAACCCCTCCATCGCTCTCAACCCCCTTTCAGCTCAGcccaatcgctcagttgtgtccgactccttgcgaccccatggtctgcagcatgccaggcttccctgttcatcaccaactcctggaacttgctcaaactcatgtccatcgtgttggtgatgccatccaaccgtctcttcctctgtcgtccccttctccccctgccttcagtctttcccggcattacctgctctttttttttttttaatgacacctATCACCTATTCATTTATTATCTGCCTTTTTCTACTAGAATGTCAGGTCCTTGAAAACACCACTGTATTGCCAGCCCCAAGAACACAGCCTAGTGTGCTGTAGATGCCAGATAATTTTTTGAATgattggatggatgaatgaatggatgggtgtgtgtgtgtgtatctgggtAAATAGTGAATAGAATACAATGACGGGTGGATGAATATATTTTTGGATAGATGGATCAATAAATGGATGGATGTTTGGGTGAATTAAGGGGTAGGTGAGTGGACCAATGAATGGAAGAATATGTGGTGGATGAAGCAGGTGGGTGGACGGAGGAGTGGATGATGAAGGGATGGGTAAATTGATCAATAACTGGATGAACAGATGGAGTGGATGGATGAGGGAAGGAGTGGATGGATGAGGGAAGGAGTGGATGGGTGAGGGAAGGAGTGGGTGGGTGAGGGAAGGAGTGGGTGGGTGAGGGAaggagtggatggatgggtagatggatggaaggaaggatggagggagagatgaatgaagaaagaagtgGATGAAGGGATGGATGAAGGATAAAGGAAGAAGTGgatgcatgcgtgcgtgcatgtgtggGTATATGGGTAGgcggatgaataaatgaatagatggatATATAGAGGGATACACAAATAGATGAGTGaatagatggagagatggagGGCTGGACAGATGGAAAGGGACAGACGGATGGACGATTGGATGGTCTGGCATGGACACATTCTGCACCCACCCCATCACTTTTGTTTTTCAGGCCGACCTTCACTCCTCCTGCCCCTGTGTGCCTCGGTGTCCTTGCTGGGTGGCCTGACCTTTGGCTATGAACTGGCAGTCATATCGGGTGCCCTGCTGCCGCTGCAGCTTGATTTCGGGCTGAGCTGCTCACAGCAGGAGCTTCTGGTGGGCAGCCTGCTCCTGGGGGCTCTCCTTGCCTCCCTGGTAGGGGGCTGCCTCATCGACCGCTATGGCCGGAAGCAAGCCATCCTCGGGAGCAACTTGGTGCTGTTGGCAGGCAGCCTGAGCCTGGGCCTGGCCGGCTCCCTGGCCTGGCTGCTCCTGGGCCGCTCGGTGGCTGGTTttgccatctccctctcctccaTGGCCTGCTGCATCCACGTGTCCGAGCTGGCGGGCCCACGGCAGCGGGGAGTGTTGGTGGCCCTCTACGAGGCAGGCATCACCGTGGGCGTCCTGCTCTCCTACGCGCTCAACTATGCACTGGCCGGCGCCCCCAGGGGATGGAGGCACATGTTTGGCTGGGCCTCTGCGCCCGCTCTCCTGCAGTCTctcagcctcctcttcctccctgctGGTACAGTCGGGGCTGCAGCCCGCAAGGACCTCATCCCGCTGCAGGGAGGCGAGGCCACAAAGCTGGACCCGGGGAGGCCGAGATACGCCTTTGTGGACCTCTTCAGGGCCCGGGACAACATGCGGGTCCGGACCGTcgtggggctggggctggtgcTTTTCCAGCAGCTGACCGGGCAGCCCAACGTGCTCGCCTACGCCTCCACCATCTTCCAGTCGGTCGGCTTCCAGGGAGGCTCCTCCGCTGTGCTGGCCTCCGTGGGGCTCGGTGCGGTAAAGGTGGCGGCTACCCTGATGGCCATGGGGCTGGTGGACCGAGCTGGCCGCAGGGCGCTGCTGCTCACTGGCTGTGCCCTCATGGCCCTGTCGGTCAGCGGCCTCGGCCTCGTCAGCTTTGCTGTGCCCCTGCACTCAGGCCCAGCTTGCCTGGCTGTGCCCAATGCCACCAGGCTGTTAGGGCTCCCTGGAGATTCCGGCCTGCCCAGGGGCTTGGCTCCACCGCTGCCGCCCACGACTGACCAGAGCCCCAGGCAGCCAGTCTTGTCAACTTCTGAGAAGACCAGGCCTCCTCCCGGAGCCGAGGACCCTACAGCCCTAAGCCTCACTCCCCCTGCACACCTTTCTCCCACCCCCGAGCACGCCCTGCTGCACTGGACCGCGCTGGTCTGCATGATGGTCTTTGTGAGCGCCTTCTCCATCGGCTTTGGACCCGGTAAGTGGGAGTCTTCTGCAGGTAACTTGGAAGCCTTCTACCTAGCGGAAAGCCTGGGGACTGAAACTGTCAGGGTCTCAGAAGGACCAGAGGTGGCTTGACCGTGAGAACAATGAGCTCAGACTCCAGGGCTCCTTGCTTCTTTGAAGCTACTTCTTCCAAGAGCAGGAGCCTAATTTGTGTCTGTCATGTTTTCTTCCTTATAAAGACCCAAAATCTTTTAAGCTTCATAAAGTCAGAATGTGCCCCTGGATGGCTCACTCAGAAGGGTTGACTGGAAAGGAATTTAATAAATAGGGTGACCAACCATCCCAGTTTGCCTAGGACACTGAAAGTCTGGGGTCCCAGGAAACCCGTTGGTTTCCTGGGCAAACCCAGGTCGCTGGTCCTTCTAAAGGGAATCTTATGGCCACATGGGTGAAACAGCAGGGAGAAATGGGTGTCAGGGGCCTGACCCTGCACTGAGTCCCATTGTTGGGGGACTGCCTCCTGGACTGtgggtgccaggccctgggtCCCAGCTACTAGGCATCCTGTCTGCCCTCCTGTTCTAGTGACCTGGCTTGTCCTCAGTGAGATTTACCCCGTGGAGATCCGAGGGAGGGCCTTTGCCTTCTGCAACAGCTTCAACTGGGCCGCCAACCTCTTCATCAGCCTCTCCTTCCTCGACCTCATCGGTGAGTCCTCTAACCTAATTCCCTGGCCCAAGACCCAGAAACAACTGCCTCCAAACAGAGCCCAGGCTTCCATATCGTCTGGGTATAAGTGACAGAAAATCCCATGCAAACCAGTTTATGAGCAAAAGGTAATGTTTTTGTCTTAAGTCATGAAAAGAGGAGGGTAGTAGCTGTCTTTAACCATGACTGATCCAGAAGCTTCAACAAAACTGTGGGCCCGCTTTCATATTCTCTTGGCTCTGCCTTCCGTGCTGTGAGCTTCATTCTGGGGCAGACCCACTGCATGGCTGCAAAGATGACCACAAGCAGGGCTCTTCATCTTGGCAGCCTCCTGGGAAGGAGACCCTGTTTTTTCCAATGGCTCTCACTCATGTCCTGGGACTGACTCTCATTGGCCCAGCAAGATCACATGCCCATCACTGAACTGTCACTGGAAAGCTGCAATATTCTGATGCCCAGGCCTTGGGTCACATACCCAGTCTAAACAAAGTGGGGTGTTAGACACCCCACTGCATGGACTGAGAGTTGGGGGAAGGTTCCCCGAAGGAAAACTGAGGTGCTAGTGAAAGAATGAGAGGGGTTGAGAGACAAAGACAACAGAAGATATGACCTGCGAAATTTCTACTTCATTCCAGGCCCCGTTAGTTGGCAGCAGGCGGGTCAGGGGGCGGGGAGTGGAGGAATTGGCTTTATTGACAACCTGGGAGTTGAGGCTGAAGGGGGGATAGAGTGGAAGTGTCCAGTTCTCCTCGGTCCAGGAAGCCATCCCTGACTGGTGGCGGGGGATGAGTTTGTTCTCAAACCCGGAGTTTGTTCTCCGGGTAGGGTGTACAGAGATTGGGAGCCCTGAGTGTGGGTCTTTGCTCTCTGCCCCCATCAAGGCAAGTCCATTCTCCCCCAGTAACTAAAAGTTTCCACTCTACGCCAGAggagtttgcatttttttcctatttgcagCAGCAGAACAattctccaaataaaattttgtgCAGAAGCTCCACAGAAGTGCCTGACAACATCCAGAACTCTCAGACACACTGTAAAATCCTCTAGGCCAGAGAAGAGGGGAAGGTCCCCTCCCCGACCCACCCCTACCCCTAGAGAGAACGTGTCTGAGACCAGCAGGAGCCACAACCTTTCCTTTCCATTCTAAACTTTTCAGCTTAAACTGGCTCGTGCCCGCCTGCCAGCAGGAAGCTCTGCTCAGATCTGGTTTGAGTGACATCTCTTCCTACCTAGCATTCAGACCCAGTCTGAgtgctggtggggtggggtgggaattaTATGGGCCCAGAACACCAGGGAGGGGTGTCCAAGATGCAGAGGATACTTGTGACCCAAGGCCAGGGGTCATCGGGGCCCAGGTGATGGGTGGCTGGGTGGGGGGGCTCCACCCCCAAGGCACAGTTCTGAGAGTTCAGTTTTTTTCCCACTTCCTGCAGCCAAGGGTTTCCCCTTCAAAAGAGGAGCCCTTGGGGGCTGTGGGAAATACTGGTGGAAGAACCCATCCACCATGCCTGTCCCCTACATCCAGTCTTTGGGAATTCAAATTTCTCACTGGTGCCTCAGTTTTCAAGCATTCCTTTTATGTGGAATGAATGAGAgataagagaggaaggaagggagagagaggaggaaggaagcaagGGGAGGAAGGGCTTCTTAGAATTGTTTCATATTCTATCATCCCCATCTCACAGATTGGGAAATACATCCTTCCCAAGTCTAGCCAGGTAATCAGAAGACTAGAACTCAGTCCTCCAAGCCCAACACTCTCTCTCTGCTGGTATAAGCATTAAGTGGAGGTcaagcttctcaggtggctcagaggtaaagaacccacctgctgacacaggaaacacaggttcagtcccagaTGTTTTGTGGATTTGGGTCCTGGGCCTTTGCCTGCCTCTGGGACAACCAGTCCCACTCCTGCTTTATGGTACTTTTATCTGACAGTGTATTGGTCATTCTGCAGATCTACCATCTGGAGAATCTGTTCAAGGTGAACTGATTTTCAGTGTTTCACCTGGAACACTGGTCAACCAGTTGGCCCAGGCTAAGCTCTGCCCACATTCCACCCTGTTGTCCCAGGTGCCATTGGCTTGTCCTGGACCTTCCTGCTCTACGGGCTGACTGCTGTCTTCGGCCTGGGCTTCATCTATTTATTTGTCCCAGAAACAAAAGGCCAGTCGTTGGCAGACATAGACCAGCAATTCCAGAAGAAATGGTAAGGTGGTCAGGGCTGGCCAAGGAGGAAGAATGACCTCAGACTGTGAGCACTTTGCTTCGGGATTTAGTCCTTACACTTGGCCTTTGCAGAAGagtgtttttcttctcttcctgttgTTCTTACTGCCTGGACACAATGACTTTTGTCCTATCTTTGTATACGAGCTCTTCTCCTTGAGTGGGATGGGGAAAATGGGACTGGAGGGCGGTGATGTGGGAGAGGCTGGTTGGGCGTGATGTCACTTCCCAGCAGGAGGGACAGGAGCTAGTCTTTGTGTTTAGGAGGGTCACCCCAGCTGTGATGGGGGTATCTGGCTGTAGAGGGCACAGGTGGACCCAGGAAGACCAGGGGGAACAGCTGGGCCGTTCAGAGGAAAGGTACATTAAGGCAGAAAGCAGGAAGGCTCAGGtaggagtggggaggagaagggatggggACCCCAAGCATGGCCCACTCCCATCACCCCCAGGGAAGGCCGCCAGGCCCTGCCGACCTCCGACCCCACCTGCTCTCTGTGCTCCAGGTTCCCCCTGAGCTTTGGCCACAGGCAGAGCTCAGCTGGCATCCAGTACAGTCGTATCGAGGTCTCTGCAGCCTCCTGAGGGGGTCCATCTGGAAGGTGCTGGAACCGTGGCTCTAGTCTTCAGCTTCCTGCTTGCCTGGGCCCCAGAACACAAGGGCTAGATGGCCCTTCAAGACTCGCCCCTGCTCCAGAAGAGGTCTGTTTTGCTGGGGGAAGAGGGATGAAAGTCTGAGAGCTGCAGTCTTCATTTTGAGTCTCAGGCTCAGAGGGTTCCTGAGGCTCTGccttcctgcctcagtttccccactgacTCCGCACATCTCTGCAGTAATGACATGATGAGAGCATCTCACGGTGACTCTGCTGCTCTGTGGGCTTTCTCAAAGAATCTCAAAGGTACCACCCTGGCAGGAAGTCACTCCTGGAATCACCCCTAAATCCAGCAAAGTATACCATATTATCtgctctctttctccatctggcTGGGACTTTTGTGGGGGAACACCTGCTTTTTGGTACTCAGATCTCATTTTGTCAACCCCTCCAATTCCCTTGCCCAGAACACTTGTCATTCACCAGAGACTCAGATGGTTGGTAGGAGGCTTGAGTTCTAGCCCTGACTGTAGGTGTTCTTGCTGTCTGACTGTGGGCCTCAGCTTCCCTTGTATGTACAATGGGGGATCTGAACCAGGTGGTTCTTAAGATATCTTCAGAAGCCAATGAGTCAGAATTTTAAATGCTGGCAATACCACAGATAATCAGCATGGGCCCTGCTTTCAAGTTGCTAGTCATCCCTTTGGGGGAGATAAGTTTTAATTAGGGGAAAGGTGAAGAATTCCAGAGTTGTGTGCCCTAAAATCCAAGGGCCATCACAATGCGGGTCATGCGCTCCAAGAGCAGTTTCCAGGATGGCACAGGAGGACTTTGCAGAAAGGAGACAGGTCTGAAAGCTAACAAACACGGTTGTAGGTGTGGCCTCCACCTCTCGGCAGCTACTGATCTTGAATAAGTAACAACTCcctcaagcctcagtttccacctctGTAGAATGGAGTTGACTTTCCCCCTAAGGGTGTATTTAATCTCTGTCTCCCATCAGGAGTGTCTTCAACTAGTCCCATTCAGCTGGTCAGGGTGAATGGGATTTCTCTTTACCCTCAATACCTAGGTCCCTACCTTTGGGACATTGTAAAGGGTCACTCCCCACTGCCCCAGGCCACAAGGGTCGAGTCAAATGGGACAGAGCAAATAGCTCCACCCCACAGGACTCTGGCCCTTCCCgagtcctcctctcctcccatttcTAGATACTTCCTTTAGAGCACTGGAGCTGGCTTATGCTGGCTTGTGAAAGCTGATTGTT belongs to Bos indicus isolate NIAB-ARS_2022 breed Sahiwal x Tharparkar chromosome 13, NIAB-ARS_B.indTharparkar_mat_pri_1.0, whole genome shotgun sequence and includes:
- the SLC2A10 gene encoding solute carrier family 2, facilitated glucose transporter member 10, giving the protein MGRPSLLLPLCASVSLLGGLTFGYELAVISGALLPLQLDFGLSCSQQELLVGSLLLGALLASLVGGCLIDRYGRKQAILGSNLVLLAGSLSLGLAGSLAWLLLGRSVAGFAISLSSMACCIHVSELAGPRQRGVLVALYEAGITVGVLLSYALNYALAGAPRGWRHMFGWASAPALLQSLSLLFLPAGTVGAAARKDLIPLQGGEATKLDPGRPRYAFVDLFRARDNMRVRTVVGLGLVLFQQLTGQPNVLAYASTIFQSVGFQGGSSAVLASVGLGAVKVAATLMAMGLVDRAGRRALLLTGCALMALSVSGLGLVSFAVPLHSGPACLAVPNATRLLGLPGDSGLPRGLAPPLPPTTDQSPRQPVLSTSEKTRPPPGAEDPTALSLTPPAHLSPTPEHALLHWTALVCMMVFVSAFSIGFGPVTWLVLSEIYPVEIRGRAFAFCNSFNWAANLFISLSFLDLIGAIGLSWTFLLYGLTAVFGLGFIYLFVPETKGQSLADIDQQFQKKWFPLSFGHRQSSAGIQYSRIEVSAAS